A single genomic interval of Spirosoma linguale DSM 74 harbors:
- a CDS encoding transcriptional regulator, MarR family (PFAM: regulatory protein MarR~SMART: regulatory protein MarR~KEGG: dal:Dalk_3877 transcriptional regulator, MarR family), with amino-acid sequence MNVERVVAVAKEEKSVTRFSACLLFSANALSRAITAIGDEEFGRFGLCYSHAYMLCEVVGQPGITPSELSETLYLTPSTITRLVEKLEQKRLVRRESEGKKTLIYPTVEGTALQPEISEAWDRVGVRYSQLIGETNVCQLTKQVFSAVQALGEGA; translated from the coding sequence ATGAACGTAGAAAGAGTCGTTGCCGTAGCTAAAGAGGAAAAATCCGTTACGCGGTTCAGTGCTTGTCTGTTGTTCTCTGCCAACGCGCTGTCGCGGGCTATTACGGCAATTGGTGACGAAGAATTTGGGCGGTTTGGCCTTTGCTATTCACACGCATACATGCTGTGTGAAGTAGTTGGTCAGCCGGGTATTACACCATCTGAATTAAGTGAAACGCTCTACCTGACACCATCGACCATCACACGACTGGTGGAAAAACTGGAACAGAAGCGCCTGGTTCGCCGGGAATCGGAAGGAAAGAAAACACTGATTTACCCAACTGTAGAAGGCACCGCCCTTCAGCCCGAAATCAGCGAAGCCTGGGACCGCGTTGGTGTACGCTATTCCCAATTGATCGGCGAAACGAACGTTTGCCAATTGACAAAGCAGGTGTTCAGCGCCGTACAGGCCCTCGGAGAGGGTGCCTAA
- a CDS encoding conserved hypothetical protein (KEGG: pen:PSEEN1860 hypothetical protein), with the protein MQSQATSRILMIRPVNFGFNTETAESNAFQNSQLAAQTKDTAQETAQREFDEMARQLRAMGVDVIVYDDTTEPYTPDSIFPNNWISFHASGTVVLYPMQAENRRLERRQDIVDDLRKNYHVAKVVDLTHFEQEGKFLEGTGSMILDRMNKVAFASLSPRTHPDVLAEFSRQTNYRVVSFHSADANGQAIYHTNVLMCIADTFAVVCLSAITDPDERLMVRQELEKLNKRVIDISLEQMANFAGNMLMVTTNKGQKLLVMSTRAFESLTPKQIDLLDDYTTLVHFDLSMIENNGGGSARCMMAEVHLPRK; encoded by the coding sequence ATGCAATCACAAGCTACTTCACGCATTCTGATGATCCGACCGGTAAACTTCGGGTTCAATACCGAAACTGCCGAATCAAATGCGTTTCAGAATAGTCAGCTGGCCGCGCAAACGAAGGATACAGCCCAGGAAACCGCCCAGCGAGAGTTCGACGAGATGGCGCGTCAGCTTCGGGCTATGGGGGTCGATGTTATAGTTTACGACGACACAACGGAGCCCTACACACCCGATTCTATCTTTCCGAACAACTGGATTTCCTTTCACGCCAGCGGAACGGTGGTCCTGTATCCCATGCAGGCCGAAAACCGTCGTCTCGAACGTCGGCAGGATATTGTTGACGACCTGCGCAAAAATTATCACGTAGCCAAGGTCGTTGACCTGACTCATTTCGAGCAGGAGGGAAAGTTTCTGGAGGGGACTGGCAGTATGATCCTCGACCGGATGAATAAAGTTGCTTTTGCCAGTCTGTCGCCCCGCACGCATCCCGATGTGCTGGCGGAGTTTAGTCGGCAGACAAACTACCGTGTTGTGTCGTTTCATTCGGCCGATGCCAATGGGCAAGCTATTTATCATACCAATGTGCTCATGTGCATTGCCGATACGTTTGCTGTCGTTTGTCTATCGGCAATTACCGATCCTGATGAGCGCCTGATGGTGCGCCAGGAGTTGGAGAAGCTGAATAAGCGGGTCATTGACATATCGCTGGAACAGATGGCCAATTTTGCCGGTAACATGCTCATGGTAACGACCAACAAGGGGCAGAAGCTGCTGGTGATGTCCACCCGCGCTTTTGAGTCGCTGACACCCAAACAGATTGATCTGCTCGACGATTACACAACTCTGGTTCACTTCGATCTGTCCATGATCGAAAACAACGGTGGCGGCTCCGCCCGTTGCATGATGGCGGAAGTACATTTGCCGAGGAAATAA
- a CDS encoding short-chain dehydrogenase/reductase SDR (PFAM: short-chain dehydrogenase/reductase SDR; Male sterility domain; NAD-dependent epimerase/dehydratase~KEGG: similar to LOC407663 protein) gives MKTALITGANVGIGLATAKALARQGFNLILLCRNEAKGEEAVTAIKRINPAVTVELVLADLTDTDSIRRAAEQVRATHRQLDVLINNAGYSPDQIEFVGTVEKSFYANHIGHFVLTYHLLDLLKAAGEARIINLSSAAYMLGKASRFFQHDKKLSLLAAYGDGKLANVLFTKELATRYADSGITAYAVHPGVVKSNFGSNFTGPIQLLMSVARPFMRSPERGAETSVYLATAPIDVITRKDGKAGGSGGFFADSAPKLVKHIDNTNRQAADLWEKSMAFV, from the coding sequence ATGAAAACAGCATTGATCACGGGTGCAAACGTCGGCATAGGACTGGCAACCGCAAAAGCACTGGCCCGGCAGGGTTTCAACCTGATTCTGCTTTGCCGGAACGAAGCAAAAGGCGAGGAAGCGGTAACAGCGATAAAACGCATCAACCCGGCCGTAACGGTCGAACTGGTACTCGCCGATTTAACGGATACTGATTCGATACGTCGGGCGGCTGAACAAGTCAGGGCTACGCATAGACAGCTGGATGTGCTGATCAATAACGCCGGGTATTCACCCGACCAAATCGAGTTCGTTGGTACGGTAGAGAAGTCGTTTTACGCCAACCACATTGGTCACTTCGTGCTCACCTACCACCTGCTCGATCTGCTGAAAGCCGCCGGAGAGGCCCGTATCATTAACCTGTCCTCGGCGGCCTATATGTTGGGGAAAGCCTCCCGATTTTTTCAGCACGACAAGAAGTTGTCTCTGCTGGCTGCCTATGGCGATGGCAAACTGGCTAACGTGTTGTTTACGAAAGAATTGGCTACCCGCTATGCTGATTCGGGAATTACGGCCTACGCGGTACACCCCGGCGTTGTCAAATCCAATTTTGGGAGCAACTTCACCGGCCCCATTCAGCTACTTATGTCGGTAGCCAGGCCCTTTATGCGGAGCCCGGAGCGGGGTGCCGAAACATCCGTTTATCTGGCCACTGCACCCATTGATGTAATTACCCGGAAGGATGGGAAAGCCGGTGGCTCGGGCGGCTTCTTTGCCGATTCAGCCCCTAAGCTGGTAAAACATATCGATAACACAAATCGGCAGGCGGCTGATCTTTGGGAAAAAAGTATGGCGTTTGTCTAG
- a CDS encoding Ig family protein (PFAM: Ig family protein~KEGG: avi:Avi_5260 hypothetical protein) yields MKQPLQTCRPVLRNHLTWIIAASYRVASKWAPWRKNIREITSWPTHSVRPINLTGLMLLAGLMLGTMGNLQAQTCTTIDYLYLNDPGANVTHKFKMAPTNSAPTEVTSSGGNPWLPAGKGGISWSPHGLGQDLNGNIYIGQGASGPIAKFKPDGTLVNPSFIPNDGGFNFVSKDGYVYVNTNLETDGNNDRITRYKLCDGSEAGYITLKGVSSGAYVFQNGNLTDWGLQVTADGTFYANAGFSVPSGTSRNTYIYRFKPTEADWTAHTQITGHNLGTGPLASGMSTNTEVWGITSDNAGNMYMVVNERNSDGTFDTWILKYDSQFNLIGSAHTPIDKNTYTLTNPPPPSYQGARGIIYYAPYDRLLLAGGRNGDCIAKFNPNTMTYAGALVGWEGPDQYPKTLRIATEACPTGSFTVDTTICNAKVGDRIFLANLIGTCKAPISGTWTKVTGTGITYNSCDQSFTVDNLATACSKFTLTNAGGTCGPFTITINVDFAGVTASVIAGNQNVCSGLAPAPFTVTTAAKNTGSKPIKYQWQRSISPTSGYADVTGATSSTYVAPADTKTRYYRVIATADGNCATAAGSCADTSNVVTLTLVNPVVGITANPGSCTTSNKYVLSGNITITNPISNTMLATLTDGTVTKTVTIPGGATIVPYSMTLTADGALHNIKVSTGCDIGQTPYTAPPPCSPCTLAISTSSLPDGTVGTAYNQTIQTTGGTAPLTFAVSVGSLPAGLSLNPTTGAITGTPTAAGTATFTIQVTDSKSCTDEVALTITTTATPATCSFQAVATAGTCFSATNTYNVTGTITLTNNTAGGTATITDGSSTTTVSIAPNATSASFALTGLTSNGAAHIVRISLSNCGTDVLVTYTAPGSCFCQTGNCYPTDVKKN; encoded by the coding sequence ATGAAGCAACCCTTACAAACCTGCCGCCCAGTCCTGCGCAACCACCTGACGTGGATCATAGCCGCTTCGTATCGCGTCGCATCCAAGTGGGCACCATGGCGCAAGAACATACGAGAAATTACCAGTTGGCCCACCCACAGTGTTAGGCCTATCAACCTAACCGGGCTTATGCTCCTGGCAGGGCTGATGCTGGGTACGATGGGCAACTTACAGGCCCAGACCTGTACCACAATCGACTATTTGTACCTGAATGATCCGGGAGCAAATGTCACCCACAAGTTTAAAATGGCACCGACCAATAGTGCGCCAACTGAGGTAACTTCTTCCGGAGGTAACCCCTGGCTTCCGGCAGGAAAGGGGGGAATTAGCTGGAGTCCGCACGGCCTGGGGCAGGATTTGAATGGAAACATTTATATTGGTCAAGGTGCCAGTGGGCCAATTGCCAAGTTTAAACCGGATGGTACCCTGGTCAATCCTTCGTTTATACCGAATGATGGCGGCTTCAACTTTGTGTCGAAAGACGGGTATGTGTATGTAAATACCAACTTAGAAACGGATGGCAACAATGACCGGATTACCCGCTACAAACTTTGTGACGGTTCTGAGGCCGGCTATATCACCCTAAAAGGTGTATCGAGTGGCGCCTATGTCTTCCAAAATGGAAACCTGACCGACTGGGGGCTACAAGTTACCGCGGATGGTACATTCTATGCTAATGCGGGTTTTAGTGTGCCTAGTGGCACCAGCCGAAACACGTACATCTACCGGTTTAAGCCGACAGAAGCTGATTGGACGGCCCACACCCAAATAACCGGCCATAATCTTGGTACCGGGCCGCTCGCAAGCGGGATGAGTACCAATACAGAAGTTTGGGGGATAACGAGCGATAATGCCGGTAATATGTACATGGTAGTTAACGAGCGTAATTCAGACGGCACTTTTGATACCTGGATATTAAAATACGACAGCCAATTTAATTTAATTGGTTCGGCTCATACACCAATTGACAAAAATACCTATACTCTTACCAACCCACCTCCGCCAAGTTACCAGGGCGCAAGAGGTATTATTTACTACGCACCCTATGATCGGTTGCTGTTGGCGGGCGGTAGAAATGGCGACTGTATCGCCAAATTCAATCCGAACACAATGACATACGCGGGTGCTTTGGTGGGTTGGGAAGGGCCAGATCAGTACCCGAAAACCTTACGGATTGCTACGGAGGCCTGCCCGACAGGTTCCTTTACCGTTGACACTACCATTTGCAATGCCAAGGTGGGCGATCGAATATTCCTGGCAAATCTTATAGGTACCTGTAAAGCCCCTATTTCAGGGACCTGGACCAAAGTGACGGGTACGGGTATTACGTACAACAGCTGTGACCAGAGTTTTACGGTCGATAATCTGGCAACCGCCTGCAGCAAATTTACGCTGACAAACGCGGGTGGCACTTGTGGCCCATTTACCATTACGATAAACGTCGATTTTGCCGGTGTTACGGCCTCCGTTATTGCGGGCAATCAGAACGTTTGTAGTGGGCTGGCCCCGGCACCGTTCACCGTCACAACGGCGGCCAAAAATACAGGGTCAAAGCCCATCAAATACCAGTGGCAACGGAGTATCTCGCCTACATCCGGTTATGCGGATGTAACGGGAGCAACCTCCAGTACGTATGTAGCCCCGGCCGATACGAAAACGAGGTATTATCGGGTTATTGCCACGGCTGACGGTAACTGCGCCACGGCTGCCGGCAGTTGCGCTGATACCAGTAATGTCGTCACACTTACCCTGGTTAACCCCGTAGTTGGCATCACGGCTAATCCAGGTTCCTGCACGACCAGCAATAAGTATGTGCTTTCCGGTAACATTACCATTACCAATCCCATCAGTAATACTATGTTAGCTACGCTTACCGATGGTACGGTTACTAAAACAGTGACCATTCCGGGCGGAGCCACCATCGTACCGTATTCGATGACCTTGACTGCCGATGGGGCCCTTCATAACATTAAAGTGAGTACCGGCTGCGACATAGGTCAGACACCGTACACCGCTCCCCCTCCCTGTTCCCCCTGTACGCTGGCGATCAGCACGAGCAGCCTGCCCGATGGTACAGTGGGCACGGCCTACAACCAAACCATTCAAACAACCGGTGGTACCGCTCCACTCACCTTTGCCGTCAGTGTAGGCAGTTTGCCCGCAGGCTTATCGCTTAATCCCACCACGGGAGCCATCACCGGTACACCAACAGCAGCTGGCACGGCTACCTTCACCATTCAGGTGACCGATAGCAAATCCTGTACGGACGAGGTAGCACTAACCATCACAACTACGGCTACCCCTGCCACCTGCTCCTTTCAGGCCGTGGCCACGGCGGGTACTTGCTTTTCCGCTACCAACACTTACAATGTGACCGGCACGATCACGCTAACCAACAACACGGCGGGAGGCACGGCCACCATCACCGATGGTTCGTCGACAACCACCGTCTCCATCGCGCCTAATGCGACCTCGGCGAGCTTTGCACTGACGGGTTTGACATCCAATGGGGCGGCACATATTGTTAGGATTTCGTTATCCAACTGTGGCACGGATGTCCTGGTGACGTACACCGCACCCGGTAGCTGTTTTTGTCAAACGGGAAATTGTTACCCGACTGATGTAAAAAAGAATTAG
- a CDS encoding Arginine deiminase (PFAM: amidinotransferase~KEGG: bac:BamMC406_4537 arginine deiminase), with protein sequence MKNGENTAVADSATAQQTSQALSKPQINVSSEIGTLRRLLIHSPDRGLGKVVPSKAQDWLFEDIVHLDMMRRDEYDYYVKILLYFLDPDKVRGKIAELGPDSDRSFFKPDHAEYFKSDKVIDIQNLLSDILANEVIRTRLIAAICGIERTSFRTQQLLSEFDPVELAKIMISGSLPDRRMLFAPLPNFIFTRDIGIVINDHILLNKPAKLARTREALLAQYIFFNHPLFADYQDKILEIPDNEHAFLLSDADVKRDITLSTLEGGDVMMIGKRHLMIGVSERTTLYAAQQVMRLVFSKNVVDTVTILQIPKKRDYMHIDTVFTQVKRNVWVLLGSLARTGDEAKKRDVIHFFAPKDVSEDLKIMQFIKGLEHKPIEIENLEDLLTDISKNDLGATEPVQFIYSGNNEFPFGAREQWTDSCNLLALKDGVVVGYDRNEKTAEAFREAGFEVIGAAKLLDRFERGESSPETIENTFIMLPSAELSRARGGSHCMSLPLLRDEV encoded by the coding sequence ATGAAGAATGGAGAAAATACAGCTGTTGCCGATTCGGCGACGGCCCAACAGACTTCGCAGGCTCTCTCGAAACCACAGATTAATGTTTCCTCAGAAATTGGTACACTCCGGCGCTTACTGATTCATAGCCCCGATCGTGGACTGGGTAAGGTAGTCCCCTCAAAAGCGCAGGACTGGCTTTTTGAAGACATCGTGCATCTGGACATGATGCGCCGGGATGAATACGATTACTACGTCAAGATTCTGTTGTATTTTCTGGACCCCGACAAAGTACGGGGGAAAATAGCGGAGCTTGGCCCCGACTCCGACCGGTCGTTTTTCAAGCCCGACCACGCCGAGTATTTCAAGTCGGACAAAGTCATTGATATTCAAAATCTTCTTTCCGATATTCTGGCTAATGAAGTGATCCGGACCCGGCTCATCGCGGCCATCTGTGGTATCGAACGAACGTCGTTCAGAACCCAGCAACTCCTTAGCGAATTTGACCCCGTTGAGCTGGCGAAAATCATGATTTCGGGCTCGCTGCCCGACCGCCGAATGCTGTTTGCGCCACTGCCCAACTTCATTTTCACGCGGGACATTGGCATCGTTATCAATGACCATATTCTGCTCAATAAACCCGCTAAGCTGGCTCGTACGCGCGAGGCCTTGCTGGCGCAGTATATCTTCTTCAATCACCCCCTGTTTGCGGATTATCAGGACAAAATTCTTGAAATACCGGACAACGAACATGCCTTCCTGCTTTCGGATGCCGATGTAAAACGAGACATAACGCTCTCGACACTGGAAGGGGGCGATGTGATGATGATCGGCAAGCGCCACCTGATGATCGGCGTTAGCGAACGCACTACCTTATACGCGGCTCAGCAGGTGATGCGGCTGGTCTTTAGTAAGAATGTGGTGGATACAGTTACCATTCTCCAGATTCCCAAGAAACGCGACTACATGCACATTGATACCGTGTTTACGCAGGTAAAACGTAATGTATGGGTGTTGCTGGGTTCACTGGCCCGCACCGGCGACGAAGCGAAAAAACGCGATGTGATCCACTTTTTCGCCCCCAAGGATGTATCGGAAGACCTGAAAATTATGCAGTTCATTAAAGGGCTGGAGCATAAACCCATCGAGATAGAAAACCTGGAAGACCTGCTGACCGACATCAGTAAGAATGATTTAGGGGCTACCGAACCTGTCCAGTTCATTTATTCGGGCAACAACGAGTTTCCTTTTGGTGCGCGGGAGCAATGGACGGACTCCTGCAATCTGCTCGCTCTGAAAGACGGCGTGGTAGTTGGCTACGACCGCAACGAAAAAACCGCCGAAGCATTCCGGGAGGCCGGGTTTGAAGTGATCGGCGCGGCCAAATTACTGGACCGTTTCGAGCGGGGCGAGTCATCCCCCGAAACCATTGAAAATACGTTCATCATGCTGCCATCGGCCGAGTTGAGCCGGGCGCGGGGTGGTTCCCATTGCATGAGCCTACCGCTGCTGCGGGATGAGGTGTAA
- a CDS encoding two component transcriptional regulator, LytTR family (PFAM: LytTr DNA-binding region; response regulator receiver~SMART: response regulator receiver~KEGG: sde:Sde_3733 response regulator receiver domain-containing protein): MNTILILEDNLLDKIKLKGMLRELEYMNISTVSTIEQAQQIITTQPPLLLIVDVYLEGETGTDIIDTALANSVPILFVSASKDIAIYNGIPNKHLYGYLTKPIDPITLHATINLLTNKQTITVSEVLSSAMFIKQGKKEHKTSYSDIVWLEAEGNYTFIYSLSGKQAIKKSLRRVIEELDYRFAQCHKKYCVNLQYVTYVRRNAVRVNDREIPMTYFYKKNFLDKLHKLEEMTN; the protein is encoded by the coding sequence ATGAATACTATTTTGATTTTAGAGGACAATCTTCTTGATAAAATAAAATTGAAGGGAATGCTAAGGGAGCTTGAGTATATGAACATTAGTACAGTGTCCACCATAGAGCAAGCCCAACAGATCATTACTACCCAACCTCCTTTGTTGCTTATCGTTGATGTATACTTAGAAGGAGAAACCGGTACCGATATTATTGATACAGCCCTGGCCAACTCTGTTCCAATTCTATTCGTTTCGGCTTCGAAAGATATTGCTATATACAATGGTATACCGAATAAACATCTGTATGGTTACCTGACAAAACCAATCGACCCTATAACCCTTCATGCAACAATCAACCTGCTGACAAACAAACAAACGATAACTGTAAGTGAGGTACTTTCATCGGCCATGTTCATTAAGCAGGGTAAAAAAGAGCATAAAACATCCTATTCGGACATTGTGTGGTTGGAAGCAGAAGGGAACTACACCTTCATATATAGCTTATCTGGAAAGCAGGCCATCAAAAAATCATTGCGTCGTGTGATCGAAGAGCTGGATTATCGGTTTGCCCAATGCCATAAGAAATATTGTGTTAACCTACAGTACGTTACGTATGTTAGGCGGAATGCCGTTCGGGTCAATGACAGGGAAATCCCAATGACCTATTTTTATAAAAAAAACTTTCTGGATAAACTGCACAAATTGGAAGAAATGACCAATTGA
- a CDS encoding histidine kinase (PFAM: ATP-binding region ATPase domain protein~SMART: ATP-binding region ATPase domain protein~KEGG: aci:ACIAD3176 putative sensory transduction histidine kinase), producing the protein MNSKLFCLIGWLLTCTMATAQSFTFADTHPVNNVDNLVQWLANNPNAPALVRLRSLATLGNTYAWGYADFKGKTLPAVEHSNRQLRSPLSRAAYLYVKALAQGRYNPAAVSEYALAFLDEKKRLEQESRYQLREHQQENLRLRQQKALDDAQRQIYLLALATAMLINLLVAFFAVRLVRNRQQMRQTNAQLTEQLQEREQTNAQLAEQLQEREQTNAQLASAFTDVQQLNKSREHFIGIIAHDMRKPLISFRGMADLINMLLKQKAYQDVEQVSQAIDSAGLAIETMLDNLLKWALSQREAIPYNPHRLLVAPALGKVVSLYQQLVQFQPTTISLSCPEGLTVWADPNGLELIVRNLIDNALKHMQMQGQIVISCQQETANTIQLRITDTGKGVGEAKLAFLQSVLSGQVKGEVGQNGLGLGLLLVRDFAVRNQGIIRIESGAGQGTSFTLTLPAGQPAVVATPVALMPSDA; encoded by the coding sequence ATGAATAGTAAGCTTTTTTGCTTGATTGGCTGGTTGTTAACCTGTACTATGGCCACTGCTCAGTCGTTTACCTTTGCTGATACCCACCCGGTCAATAACGTCGATAATCTGGTGCAGTGGCTGGCCAACAATCCTAATGCTCCGGCTCTGGTACGGCTCCGTAGCCTCGCTACCCTGGGAAATACCTATGCCTGGGGGTATGCAGACTTCAAGGGGAAAACACTACCTGCGGTTGAACATTCGAATCGGCAGCTTCGCAGCCCCCTGTCGAGGGCGGCCTATTTGTATGTGAAGGCTCTTGCTCAGGGTCGTTATAACCCGGCAGCCGTGTCAGAATATGCTTTAGCGTTTTTAGACGAAAAAAAACGTCTGGAGCAGGAAAGTCGATACCAGCTCCGCGAACACCAGCAGGAAAACCTACGACTCCGGCAACAAAAGGCCCTTGATGATGCCCAACGCCAGATCTACCTTCTGGCCCTGGCAACCGCTATGCTCATTAATTTACTGGTCGCGTTTTTTGCTGTGCGACTCGTCCGCAACCGCCAGCAGATGCGCCAAACCAACGCCCAACTGACTGAGCAGCTTCAGGAACGGGAGCAAACCAACGCCCAACTGGCCGAGCAGCTTCAGGAGCGGGAGCAAACCAACGCCCAACTGGCCAGCGCGTTCACCGACGTACAGCAGCTCAACAAATCCCGCGAACACTTTATCGGTATCATCGCCCACGACATGCGCAAACCGCTGATTTCCTTCCGGGGGATGGCCGATTTGATCAATATGCTGCTCAAACAGAAAGCTTATCAGGATGTTGAGCAGGTCTCGCAGGCCATCGACTCGGCGGGGCTGGCCATTGAAACCATGCTGGACAATCTGCTCAAGTGGGCTTTGTCTCAGCGGGAGGCTATTCCGTATAATCCCCACCGGTTGCTGGTGGCTCCAGCGCTGGGGAAGGTGGTGAGTCTGTATCAGCAACTGGTGCAGTTCCAGCCAACAACGATTTCGTTAAGTTGCCCCGAGGGGCTGACGGTGTGGGCTGACCCCAATGGGCTGGAACTGATAGTGCGCAACCTGATCGACAATGCCTTGAAACACATGCAGATGCAGGGACAGATCGTTATTTCGTGTCAGCAGGAAACAGCCAATACCATTCAACTTCGTATAACCGATACGGGTAAAGGTGTAGGTGAGGCTAAACTGGCTTTTTTACAATCAGTCCTGTCGGGTCAGGTTAAGGGCGAAGTAGGTCAGAATGGACTGGGGCTGGGGTTGCTGCTGGTTCGGGACTTTGCAGTTCGTAATCAGGGTATTATACGTATAGAAAGCGGGGCGGGTCAAGGCACGTCATTTACACTCACCCTGCCTGCCGGGCAACCTGCGGTGGTAGCGACTCCGGTTGCGTTGATGCCGTCTGACGCCTAA
- a CDS encoding NmrA family protein (PFAM: NmrA family protein~KEGG: afw:Anae109_2150 NmrA family protein), producing MNYVITGSLGHTGKPITEGLIKAGHQVTVITSKPETAEAIEALGARAAVGSVEDAAFVTEAFAGAQAVYLLVPGKWGVTGWRNFQNQIIDNYIAAIEANDIRFAVLLSSIGADLGDGAGPVDGLYDAEQKLAKVPGLNSKFLRPSYFMYNLFGMLGMVKGMGIMGSNFGGDTLVLTHTNDIADVALTELLNLDFTGQQVRYIASDERTGAEIAQVLGQAIGKPEIPWVVFSDEQTKQGLVQAGLNDEMASAYTTMGKSLREGKMQADFFANRPAVYGKVKLEAFAENEFAPAFNA from the coding sequence ATGAATTACGTTATTACCGGCTCGTTAGGGCATACCGGAAAGCCCATTACTGAAGGCCTCATTAAAGCGGGTCATCAGGTTACCGTTATTACCAGTAAACCCGAAACCGCAGAAGCCATCGAGGCTCTGGGTGCCAGGGCTGCTGTAGGCAGTGTTGAAGACGCGGCTTTCGTGACCGAAGCCTTTGCGGGAGCGCAGGCCGTTTATCTGCTCGTTCCGGGCAAATGGGGCGTTACGGGTTGGCGAAACTTCCAGAATCAAATTATCGACAATTACATTGCGGCCATTGAGGCCAACGACATTCGGTTTGCCGTACTGCTGAGCAGTATAGGGGCCGATTTAGGCGATGGTGCCGGGCCGGTCGACGGCTTGTATGATGCCGAACAGAAGTTGGCCAAAGTGCCCGGCCTGAACAGCAAGTTTCTGCGTCCGTCGTATTTCATGTATAATCTCTTCGGCATGTTGGGCATGGTAAAAGGCATGGGGATAATGGGAAGCAACTTTGGCGGAGATACCCTTGTGCTGACCCATACCAATGATATTGCCGACGTTGCACTGACCGAACTGCTCAACCTGGATTTTACCGGCCAGCAGGTGCGCTATATTGCCAGCGATGAACGCACGGGTGCCGAAATTGCCCAGGTGCTCGGGCAGGCAATCGGTAAACCCGAAATTCCCTGGGTTGTCTTCTCCGACGAACAGACTAAGCAGGGGCTAGTACAGGCCGGACTAAATGACGAGATGGCATCGGCATATACCACTATGGGAAAGTCGCTCCGCGAGGGGAAAATGCAGGCCGACTTCTTTGCCAACCGTCCCGCTGTTTATGGTAAAGTAAAACTCGAAGCGTTTGCTGAAAATGAGTTCGCCCCGGCGTTCAACGCGTAA